A window of Taeniopygia guttata chromosome 14, bTaeGut7.mat, whole genome shotgun sequence contains these coding sequences:
- the LOC115497185 gene encoding uncharacterized protein, translating into MDSQCYPGGCQVVPVWKLVAMWPSEKEEESIILISDDDDDEGESTQGSSVLFVEPQEKSPLEEKKSEELVDEEGDLVVTYCKQANVMPHARHDCSTHPFERRESDTCFPLGKNADICDQCYCYICDKLAAECQLWTAPSLCHCNAHNKSNFWKAQRNFALAGILATFNLELLELDTELRHGGELLEKFIRELSVAYNTYLRGERMYPPGHECCCKPKLPPGQCNVCSSQNFEVVYKYSDVFELVTRFLNQAEQESPKAAAVMLLGAAKQIALHKDPALLRSCQNLGHTASLRIAVPFLFQRITTRLQRMLVLCDFPKILYEKFVEFFQSISLPCHCYAFSNSLNVLPWDHTSLTTVLKGQNITGQRRQKGRKTYLWEALPVVEARVEKLLEKKKFKEVVRYLRAVKCNENQRLRDLRDLIPFYLCKTGNFLDAAHSLLFPVNSLACCSACRITPCQFKVYLKIFRTGCVPSGNDMQEAGPWVTAGSPLRNTVLIKQALKLLYSSEALYRNAKCWSSFIMILGSSDLLEKRGHLLPLALGEPPLGFQENVLAASGNFLEDLKSGVNVSLPSAVFSGQLHHEASLILAVQAVQQMLCCDLPHLTSFLEIVLAFGKNFWALRLLLDQLSCEEHILCGTANLLLRDLSREEGTMLRVWQNLGPQYVGEFLCLFLTRRHKRMQSVGLFSLNVVIENLHLCPWAKQLCTFFHESGLGQLPFGTTVHQEVSKFVSAFEKL; encoded by the exons CCATGTGGCCAtcagaaaaggaggaggagagcatAATCCTGatcagtgatgatgatgatgatgaagggGAGAGCACCCAAGGGAGTTCTGTCCTGTTTGTAGAGCCACAGG AGAAGTCTCCCCTGGAAGAGAAGAAATCAGAAGAACTGGTGGATGAGGAAGGGGATTTAGTGGTCACCTACTGTAAACAAGCCAATGTGATGCCCCACGCCAGGCACGACTGCAGCACGCACCCCTTTGA GAGGAGAGAGAGTGATACGTGCTTCCCCCTTGGGAAAAATGCAGATATTTGTGACCAGTGCTACTGCTACATCTGTGACAAACTGGCTGCTGAG TGCCAGCTCTGGACAGCCCCTTCCCTGTGCCACTGCAATGCCCACAACAAAAGCAACTTCTGGAAGGCACAGAGGAACTTTGCCCTGGCTGGGATCCTGGCCACCTTcaacctggagctgctggagctggacaCAGAGCTGCGGCACGGGG GAGAGCTCCTAGAAAAATTCATCAGGGAACTTTCTGTAGCCTATAACACATACCTGAGAGGAGAAAGGATGTATCCCCCAGGACATGAATGCTGCTGCAAGCCAAAATTGCCTCCAGGgcagtgcaatgtctgcagCTCACAGAACTTTGAGGTGGTGTACAA GTATTCTGATGTTTTCGAGCTGGTAACAAGATTTTTAAATCAGGCAGAACAAGAAAgccccaaagctgctgctgtcatgctgctgggagcagctaaACAGATTGCCCTGCACAAAGACCCTGCTCT gcttAGGAGCTGTCAGAACCTTGGCCACACTGCTTCCCTGAGGATTGCTGTCCCATTTCTGTTCCAGAG GATCACAACCCGACTTCAGAGGATGCTGGTGTTGTGTGACTTCCCAAAAATTCTGTATGAAAAGTTTGTTGAGTTTTTCCAGTCCatctcccttccctgccactGCTATGCCTTCTCAAACAG CTTGAATGTTTTGCCCTGGGACCACACGTCACTGACCACAGTTTTAAAAGGCCAGAACATCACTGGGCAGAGGAGacagaaagggaggaaaacGTACCTGTGGGAAGCACTCCCTGTTGTGGAGGCTCGAGTGGAGAAactcctggagaaaaaaaa GTTTAAGGAAGTTGTTCGGTACCTGAGAGCTGTGAAGTGCAATGAAAACCAAAG GCTCCGAGACCTTCGGGATCTGATCCCATTCTACCTGTGCAAAACTGGGAATTTCCTGGATgctgcccattccctgctgTTCCCTGTGAACAGCCTggcctgctgctctgcctgcaggatcACTCCCTGCCAGTTCAAGGTCTACCTCAAGATCTTCAGGACAGGCTGTGTTCCCTCTGGGAATGACATGCAGGAGGCAGGGCCCTGGGTCACAGCTG GCTCTCCCCTGAGGAACACTGTGCTAATTAAGCAGGCACTCAAACTGCTCTACAGCAGTGAGGCACTCTACAGGAAC GCCAAATGTTGGAGTTCCTTCATCATGATTTTGGGGAGCAGTGATCTGCTGGAAAAGAGGGGGCACCTGCTTCCCTTAGCCCTGGGAGAGCCCCCCCTTGGCTTCCAAGAG AACGTGCTGGCAGCCAGTGGCAACTTTCTGGAGGATCTCAAGTCTGGAGTTAATGTCTCTTTACcatctgctgttttctctggtCAG CTGCACCACGAGGCTTCTCTCATCCTGGCAGTGCAAGCAGTGCAGCAGATGCTTTGTTGTGACCTTCCCCACTTGACTTCCTTCTTGGAGATAGTCCTGGCTTTTGGG AAAAACTTCTGGGCTCTGAGGCTGTTGCTGGACCAGCTTTCCTGTGAGGAGCACATCCTGTGTGGCACTGCCAACCTGCTTTTGAGGGACCTGAGCAGGGAGGAAGGCACCATGCTGAGAGT GTGGCAGAACCTTGGCCCCCAGTACGTGGGGGAGTTCCTGTGCCTGTTCCTGACCCGCAGACACAAGAGGATGCAATCCGTGGGGCTCTTCAGCCTCAACGTGGTCATAGAGAACCTGCACCT ATGCCCCTGGGCAAAGCAGCTCTGCACCTTTTTCCACGAGTCA GGGTTGGGGCAGCTCCCCTTTGGCACCACAGTTCACCAGGAAGTTTCCAAGTTCGTCAGTGCTTTTGAGAAGCTCTGA
- the GNG13 gene encoding guanine nucleotide-binding protein G(I)/G(S)/G(O) subunit gamma-13 translates to MSSKTIPEFVKWIEDGIPEDPFLNPELMKNNPWVEKGKCIIL, encoded by the exons ATGTCCTCCAAGACTATACCTGA GTTTGTGAAGTGGATCGAGGATGGAATTCCTGAGGATCCCTTCCTGAACCCGGAGCTGATGAAGAACAACCCCTGGGTGGAGAAAGGCAAATGCATCatcctctga